ATCAAATACTTTTTATTGCTATGGAGCAAATTATCAATCCGGGACGATTTATCTAACAAAGAAATGAGTCGCCAAATTATTATACTGTGAAATACATTCGTTGTGTAATTTATTACATTACGATAAGTTTTTGCTCTGAAATATTGAGAGATATAAGGATTAATTATTATCCGACTTATTACATTGAGCATAATATTTACAATCAATAACGCTGTTATTTTATTTATCAGCAAATGAAATATATGATAACAATAAAGCAAACAATAATAATTATCAATGCGATTGCTAATATAATTAGAGTTTTTGTATATTTTCTATAACGATTAGATTAAAAAAATAAAAAAGCGCTCGTTTAAATGTGACCATGATCACAAAACGAGCGCCTTACTTTATTGATTTATAGGTTGTTTTTTATTCGTAATATGCGTTGGAAATTCCATTTCGTTATAACGGATAAAACGAGTTTTCTTCACAATTTTATAAGTAAACCAGATTAACAAGAATAATGGGATACCAATATAGGTTGCAATAGCACCATACCAATCAATCGTATCTTCCAAAAATGCTTGGTAATTTTGACCTAATGTAATAATTAAACACAGGACAAAGGCAAAAATTGGACCAATTGGGAAGAAACCAGAACGATAAGGTAAATCATTTAAATCGCGTCCTTGTGCAACATAACCTTTACGGAAACGATAATGACTTATCGCAATACCTAACCATGCAATAAAACCTGTCATCCCTGATGTATTTAATAACCATAAGTAGACAGTCTGGTTTCCATACATTGAGCTTAAGAAACACAGAGCCGCAACAACGGTTGTTGCATAAAGTGCATTACGTGGTACGCCATTCTTAGACAGTTTACCAAAGCATTTTGGAGCTTTACCTTCTCTTGCTAGTGTAAACAGCATACGTGTTGAGGCATACATGCCGGAATTACCCGCAGAAAGTACCGCAGTTAAAATGACAGCATTCATAATTGCAGCTGCAGACAATAATCCAGCATTTTTAAAGACTAACGTGAATGGGCTAACGCTGATATCGCCAACATCATTACGTAGTAAGTTTGGATCAGTATAAGGAATAATTAAGCTAATAATTAAGATAGCAAAGATATAAAACAGCAAAATACGCCAGAAAACTTTACGCACAGCTTTGGGAATATTTTTAGCTGGATCTTTAGATTCCCCTGCTGCAATACCAATTAATTCTGTACCTTGGAATGAGAAACCGACAATCATTGCCACGCCTATCATAGCAGCAAACCCACCCGCAAAAGGTGCATCACCAATTTCCCAGTTATGCCAACCTGCGTTTTCAGCCCCTTTCATAATGCCAGTGATCATCGCAATACCTACAACAATAAAGATAATCACTGTGGAAACTTTGATCAAAGAGAACCAATATTCAGCCTCACCAAATCCTTTTACAGAAATATAGTTAAGCAAGAAAATAACGCCAAGAAATAAAGCACTCCAAATCCAACCATCAACATCAGGGAACCAATAAAGCATCACTAATTGTGCAGCAACAAGGTCAACAGCAATCGTGACTGCCCAGTTATACCAATAGTTCCAACCTAATGCGAAACCAAAGCCTTCTTCTACATACTTAGAACCGTAAGTTGAGAAAGAGCCAGATACAGGCATAAATGCGGCTAATTCACCAAGACTTGTCATTAAAAAATAAACCATCAGCCCAATTAGAGCATAAGAGAGTAATGCCCCACCTGGTCCAGCTTGAGCAACAGTAGCACCTGATGCGACAAAAAGCCCTGTACCAATTGAACCACCAATAGCGATCATCGCCAAATGTCGCGCCTTTAATTCTCGGCGCAAAGTTTGCTGTACTGCGCCCGACTTAGCAGCACTTTTTTGTTGTTCTGACATAACATTCCACTTTTATATTCACTTTTCTGACAAAGATTGTAGCAAATCTGTCGTTCGTGAATAGCAAGGATCCATGATTATAAGATACCTTCATAATCGGGCGTCAATTATTAGCAATTTATGAAAAATTGCTGATTAAGTGTTCAGCATTACAATATGCCAGCAGTTTTTTCAGCTCATCTGAGACATGTTTTTGACGGTGGTAAACCAGATATAAGGTACGTTGTAATGTCAATCCTTCTACTTTTATCTCTTTTAATGAGCCGTTATTAATTTGCTCTTCAATCACTCGACGAGATAAACAACTAATTCCCATTTCATACATCACTGCGTGTTTTATCGCTTCTGAATTACCTAATTCCATTTCAATGCGATACCCCGGTAAAGAAGCAAAAAGAAGGTGATTAAGTACATCTCGTGTGCCTGAACCATTTTCTCGCAAGATCCAAGGCGCAGATTGCAAATCAGCTAATGTTATCTTTGATGCTTTCGCTAAGGAGTGATCAGGAGAGCAAAATATAACCATTTCATCTAAAAGCCATTTTTGGCTAATTAGCTCAGAACTTTGGCAAGCCCCTTCAATAAGCCCTAAATCGACCCGAAACTCACTCACGAGTTTAACGACTTCTTCGGTATTGCCAATACTCATCTCTAAGGGAATATCAGGATAATTACGATGAAAAGTTACCCAGCATTTGTGGAAGAATGTAATTGCCTATTGTGGTACTTGCTGCAATACGTAAAGCACCATTTCCAGCTTGGAACAGTTGCTCAACTTCCGTCGCACGTTCAAGTAAAGATAATGCTCTGGGATAAAGTAATCGCCCATGTTCGTTTGTGACAAGACGTTTTCCCACTCTATCAAAAAGCTGAACCCCTAATTGGCTTTCAAGATCAGTTAAAGAAGCACTGACAGCAGATTGAGATAAAGCAAGCTGTTGTGATGCTTGCGTTGTAGAACCACTCTTGAGAACTTCAGTAAAGACTTCCAGTTGCCGCAACGTAATTCGCATATCCATTCCACCTTTGAGCTGTCATTGAAATAACATACTATCCACAAACCAGTAACATACCAAATACATTTAATAAAATACACCTATATTAGTTTTAATGGTTATTATTATAAAAATAATGAGTTTAATAAATAAGATTGATTGTTATATGCTTATGCAAAATTCATATAAGCAAGGTTTTTCTATGTCAGAGCAAAGTCAATCTATTACATTGGCGAAAAAATGTTTTACTCCAGTTTACCGCTGGCTTCCTGGTTTATTACTAACAGGTGTATTAACTGCGCTTGCCATTTATATTGGTGATATTCCTTGGTTTTCGAGTATGGGTTTAGGCGCCTTAACATTGGCGATCCTTTTCGGCATTATTGTAGGTAATACTTTTTATCCTGTTGCCAAACCGTATAGTGATGAAGGCGTCAAATTTGCTAAACATTATTTATTACGCACAGGTATTATTTTGTATGGTTTTCGGCTGACGTTTCAGCAAATTGCCGATGTGGGTGCAACGGGTTTAATTATAGATGCAATTATGCTGACATCGACTTTTCTTATTGCAATGTGGATTGGTCGAAAATATTTTGGCTTAGATGAACAGACCGTGATCTTAATTGGTGCAGGTAGTAGTATTTGTGGTGCAGCAGCTGTTATGGCAACGGAACCCGTCGTCAAAGCACAAGCAAGCCAAGTTGCTGTCGCGGTTTCTACCGTCGTCATTTTCGGTACTATTGGTATTTTCCTTTATCCTTGGTTTTATCACTTAAATGCATTTGCAGGTTGGCTACCATTTACAGAAGAAACCTTTGGTATTTTCTCTGGATCAACGATTCATGAAGTTGCTCAAGTAGTCGCAGTCGGACATTCAATTAGCCCTGATGCTGAAAATGCAGCAGTGATCAGTAAAATGATCCGCGTAATGATGTTAGCGCCCTTTTTAATTATTCTTTCAACATATTTAAGTAAAAAGAAAAGTACAGCCAACACTGGTGCACAAGATAATGAGAAGAGTCCAATAACTATTCCTTGGTTTGCGGTATTCTTTATTTTAATGGCTGGCTTTAACTCTTTAAATTTAATTCCTGCGTCTATTGTTAGTTACATTGTGACCATAGATACTATTTTATTAGCAATGGCAATGGTTGCGTTAGGCTTAACAACGCATATTAGTGCCATCCGCCAAGCTGGCGTTAAGCCACTATTATTAGCTTTATTCCTATTTTTCTGGCTAACCCTTGGTGGCGCTGTTATCAATATATTTATTCAATCGGCGCTGATGTCTTGAGATAACATGTGACGCCCCATTTATTTTCGCCTTGAGAAGTATTTTCATTATTGCGCAACTTTTTAGTTGCGCTTTTTTGCTTTTATCACCTCAATATGATGTTATACCTCTGTAATTTTGTTATCGTGGTGTGAAATAAATCTAAGGAGAGAAGTCATGAAATTTGTTGGCGCACATGTCAGTGCTGCTGGTGGCGTCGATCAGGCGGTATTACGCGCACATGAAATCAAAGCCACTGCGTTTGCCCTTTTTACTAAAAACCAGCGCCAGTGGAAAGCCGCACCATTATCTACAGAAGTTATTGATAAATTTAAAAAGAACTGTGAACTTTATGGTTATGGCCCTTCTCAAATTTTACCCCATGACAGTTATCTAATTAATTTAGGCCACCCTGAAGAAGAAGCACTTGAGAAATCAAGAGTGGCTTTTTTAGATGAAATGCAACGTTGTGAACAACTTGGTATTGAATTACTTAATTTTCATCCAGGTAGCCATTTAAATAAGATCGATGTTGATAAATGCCTACAAAAAATAGCCCAATCCATTAATATCACTTTAGAAAAAACCAAAAACGTTACTGCAGTGATTGAAAACACGGCAGGGCAAGGTACAAATTTAGGTTATCGTTTCGAACATCTTGCTGCGATTATTGAAGGTGTTGAAGATAAATCTCGAGTAGGTGTTTGTATTGATACTTGCCACACTTTCGCTGCTGGTTATGATTTAAGGACCCGCGAAGAGTGTGAAAAAACCTTTGCTGAATTTGAAAGCATTGTCGGTTTTCAATACTTAAAAGCAATGCACTTAAATGATGCAAAAAGCGAACTAGCAAGTCGAGTTGACCGTCATCATAGCTTAGGTGAAGGCAATATAGGTAAAGTTCCTTTCAGCTATATTATGCAAGATACACGTTTTGATGGTATTCCACTGATTTTGGAAACCATTAACCCTGATATTTGGCCTGATGAAATCGCGTGGTTAAAATCACAGCAAGCATAAACTTAGTTTACTTTGCGGTTTATTTTAAAATAAACCGCAAATAACTTTATTTAATCGGTGTTAACTCAATTTTAGTCATCATCTGTGCAATTTGACTTCTATCTTTGATCCCCACATCAGGCTGACTCACCGATAACGCAGAAATAGCGGTTGCCAAACGCAAAGTATGCTCGCTAGTTTGGCTCATCAATAAACCATAAACTAATCCTGCAACCATAGAATCACCAGCTCCCACTGTACTTATTACATCACAATGTGGGGGGTTAGCTAGCCAAGCACCCGATGCATTTACCCATAAAGCACCTCTTTCACCTAATGAGATAACGACATGTGCAATACCTTTATCTCTCAATTGATGAGCTACTTTAATAATATCCGTCATTTCAGTCAATGAATGCCCAATCCATGCTTCCAACTCACGATGATTCGGTTTTATTAACCAAGGCGCAGCTTTCAATCCCGCCACTAACGCATCTCGACTACTATCAAAAATAATGCAGGGGCACAATTGTCTTAATTTAATCATCCATTGAGTAAAAGCGTCTGGATCAATACCACTAGGTAGGCTACCACTAACAACCACCATATCAAAATGCCCTAGCCAATTAAGTGAATCTGTTGCAAAGCGTTGCCAGTCTTGTGGTGATACCGTAAATCCTGAAAAATTAAAGTCAGTAACCTGCCCCTTTCCTTCAGTTAACTTCACATTAATGCGTGTGCGGCCGGAGACAAGATAAAAGCGGTTAGCCATCCCATTTTCACTAAAGAAGTGCTGAAATGCTTCTTGATTTTCGCGTCCCATAAATCCGCTGACAGTAACATCTATTCCTAAATCACGTAAGACTTTCGCAACATTATTACCTTTACCCGCAGGATTAAGCCCAGCTGTTCGGACTAAATTAACACCACCTACGTCAATCGTAGAACAAGCACCAACAAGATCATAAGCGGGATTTAAAGTGATCGTAGCGACACGGCGACTCATGTCTTTACTCTCCAATCGTTTTTATTATGAATATTTAGGGCTATATATAGCACTAATTAACCTTTAATTCAGTGAAATTGCGTCGGTTATTCTTGCACTCTCGCTATCCAGCAAGGACAATAGTGCCCATAAAAAACGACTTATTTTATCCATTATTGATAACTATATAAAAAAGCAAGGAGTCTAGAATGTCAGTCGTGGTTGGTGTTGGTGTAATTATCGTAAATGAAAAAGGGGATGTGTTATTAGGAAAACGTTGTGGAAAACACGCGCCTTATTGGTCAATTTTTGGTGGTCATGTTGATGATGGCGAAACCTTTGAACAATGCGCCATTCGTGAAATAGAAGAAGAAATTGGTATTACTATTACATCACCTCAAGTAATTGGTATTAGCAATAATCTAGAAACTTACCGATTAGAAGGTAAACACACTGTCTCTATTTGCATGATTGCACAATACCAAGGTGATGAGCCCAAATTAATGGAACCAGACAAATGTTCTGAAATCCGTTGGTGTTCACCTAATGATTTACCTGAACCTCATTTTGAAGCCAGCCGTAATTCTATTGCATTATGGAAAAATAAACAGTTTTACCAAGACTAATTAAAAGTCCCCTATCATCTTCATTATTCTGAATATTTTTCGTTCAGAATAATGGTTTCTTCTTCTATTTTTGCTTGAAATAGAAACTTATTTAATACTCTATTTCTTTATTATTTCTGATAATGCCTACACTAATCTATTGATTTATATAATCACATTCTTCTATTGTATTATTTTTGCTCACTTTTTTCTTTTATATAGCACAATAACCTCTATTTACACCCTGTGCACAAACGTGTATTCTTCACACTATCAAGCTAGTACATTGAGTCAATTTTATAAGGACATCTTATGTCAGAAGTCACATCAATAACTAAGCGCCCATCCATACTTGGTGGCGCAATGATCATTGCAGGTACTGCCGTCGGTGCTGGCATGTTTTCTATCCCAATTGTGACTTCCGGTGTCTGGTTTACTGGGTCTATTTTTCTATTGATTTATACTTGGTTTTGTCTGTTTATGTCAGGATTAATGATCTTAGAAGTGAACCTTCATTACCCTTTAGGCTCAAGTTTTCATACCATTACTAAGGACTTATTAGGAAAAGGCTGGAGTACCATTAATGGGTTATCTATTGCGTTTGTTCTTTATATTTTAACTTACGCCTATATTTCTGCCGGAAGCTCAATTATCGTACAAAATTTTTCAGGGATGATCAGCATACCACAAGCTATTGCTGGCTTAGTATTTGCATTGATTGTTGCTTTCTTTGTTTGGTTATCAACACGTGCAGTCGATAGATTAAGCACAATTTTAATTGGTGGTATGGTTATCGCGTTTATCTTAGCCATTGGTGGATTATTTACAGAGGTAAAAATGCCTGTGTTATTTAACACCAATGAAAATAATGCAAGTTACTTACCTTATGCTTTAGCCGCACTCCCTTACTTACTGACCTCATTTGGTTATCACGGCAATATTCCAGGCTTAGTCACATATTATCGTAAAGATGGCAAAGCCGTCATGAAGAGCTTGCTGATAGGTACATTAATTTCACTGGCAATTTATATTTTATGGCAGTTTGTTGTACAAGGTAATATTCCTCGTGAAGGCTTTAAACAAGTCATTGCTGATGGTGGGAATATTGGTAACTTATTGGCACAAATGCGATCAACAACTGCCAATGCCACTGTATCATTGTTACTAGACTTATTCTCTTATATGGCATTAGCAAGTTCATTCTTAGGTGTATCATTAGGATTATTCGATTATTTAGCTGATTTCTTTAAATTCTCAAATAATAGTAGCGGTCGATTAAAATCAGCATTAGTGACATTTATACCACCGACTATTTTAGCCATTATTTTCCCTGATGGTTTCTTATATGCCATTGGATTTGCTGGACTGGCAGCGACTATTTGGGCTGCAATTATTCCAGCTTTAATGGCAAAGGCCAGCCGCCAACGTCATCAAGCACAAAGCTTTAAGGCTCCCGGTGGTATGTTTATGATTGGATTTGTTATTTTGTTTGGCGTCATTAATGCTGGTGCACATATTTTAGCAAACTTTAATCTTCTTCCTATCTACCGTTAATACCTTCACTAAAAGCCAGCTGATGCTGGCTTTATTTTTCATAAAATCTTATAAAAAAATGTGCGAATAACTTGCCAAGTTTCTACACTGCGAGTAATTTTGTCGCCATTATCGTCAATGTTATTTAATGGAAGGTTTTATATGGCAAAAGCCAATGAAATTAAGCGTGGTATGGCTGTTAGTTATAACAATAAATTATTACTGGTAAAAGATATCGATATTCAAGCACCAAGTGCTCGAGGT
This genomic stretch from Proteus vulgaris harbors:
- the lysP gene encoding lysine transporter, yielding MSEQQKSAAKSGAVQQTLRRELKARHLAMIAIGGSIGTGLFVASGATVAQAGPGGALLSYALIGLMVYFLMTSLGELAAFMPVSGSFSTYGSKYVEEGFGFALGWNYWYNWAVTIAVDLVAAQLVMLYWFPDVDGWIWSALFLGVIFLLNYISVKGFGEAEYWFSLIKVSTVIIFIVVGIAMITGIMKGAENAGWHNWEIGDAPFAGGFAAMIGVAMIVGFSFQGTELIGIAAGESKDPAKNIPKAVRKVFWRILLFYIFAILIISLIIPYTDPNLLRNDVGDISVSPFTLVFKNAGLLSAAAIMNAVILTAVLSAGNSGMYASTRMLFTLAREGKAPKCFGKLSKNGVPRNALYATTVVAALCFLSSMYGNQTVYLWLLNTSGMTGFIAWLGIAISHYRFRKGYVAQGRDLNDLPYRSGFFPIGPIFAFVLCLIITLGQNYQAFLEDTIDWYGAIATYIGIPLFLLIWFTYKIVKKTRFIRYNEMEFPTHITNKKQPINQ
- the rscR_1 gene encoding putative DNA-binding transcriptional regulator gives rise to the protein MSIGNTEEVVKLVSEFRVDLGLIEGACQSSELISQKWLLDEMVIFCSPDHSLAKASKITLADLQSAPWILRENGSGTRDVLNHLLFASLPGYRIEMELGNSEAIKHAVMYEMGISCLSRRVIEEQINNGSLKEIKVEGLTLQRTLYLVYHRQKHVSDELKKLLAYCNAEHLISNFS
- the rscR_2 gene encoding putative DNA-binding transcriptional regulator, translating into MRITLRQLEVFTEVLKSGSTTQASQQLALSQSAVSASLTDLESQLGVQLFDRVGKRLVTNEHGRLLYPRALSLLERATEVEQLFQAGNGALRIAASTTIGNYILPQMLGNFSS
- the yeiH gene encoding Uncharacterised protein; this encodes MSEQSQSITLAKKCFTPVYRWLPGLLLTGVLTALAIYIGDIPWFSSMGLGALTLAILFGIIVGNTFYPVAKPYSDEGVKFAKHYLLRTGIILYGFRLTFQQIADVGATGLIIDAIMLTSTFLIAMWIGRKYFGLDEQTVILIGAGSSICGAAAVMATEPVVKAQASQVAVAVSTVVIFGTIGIFLYPWFYHLNAFAGWLPFTEETFGIFSGSTIHEVAQVVAVGHSISPDAENAAVISKMIRVMMLAPFLIILSTYLSKKKSTANTGAQDNEKSPITIPWFAVFFILMAGFNSLNLIPASIVSYIVTIDTILLAMAMVALGLTTHISAIRQAGVKPLLLALFLFFWLTLGGAVINIFIQSALMS
- the nfo gene encoding endonuclease IV, with the translated sequence MKFVGAHVSAAGGVDQAVLRAHEIKATAFALFTKNQRQWKAAPLSTEVIDKFKKNCELYGYGPSQILPHDSYLINLGHPEEEALEKSRVAFLDEMQRCEQLGIELLNFHPGSHLNKIDVDKCLQKIAQSINITLEKTKNVTAVIENTAGQGTNLGYRFEHLAAIIEGVEDKSRVGVCIDTCHTFAAGYDLRTREECEKTFAEFESIVGFQYLKAMHLNDAKSELASRVDRHHSLGEGNIGKVPFSYIMQDTRFDGIPLILETINPDIWPDEIAWLKSQQA
- the fruK_1 gene encoding 1-phosphofructokinase, giving the protein MSRRVATITLNPAYDLVGACSTIDVGGVNLVRTAGLNPAGKGNNVAKVLRDLGIDVTVSGFMGRENQEAFQHFFSENGMANRFYLVSGRTRINVKLTEGKGQVTDFNFSGFTVSPQDWQRFATDSLNWLGHFDMVVVSGSLPSGIDPDAFTQWMIKLRQLCPCIIFDSSRDALVAGLKAAPWLIKPNHRELEAWIGHSLTEMTDIIKVAHQLRDKGIAHVVISLGERGALWVNASGAWLANPPHCDVISTVGAGDSMVAGLVYGLLMSQTSEHTLRLATAISALSVSQPDVGIKDRSQIAQMMTKIELTPIK
- the rppH gene encoding MutT/NUDIX family protein encodes the protein MSVVVGVGVIIVNEKGDVLLGKRCGKHAPYWSIFGGHVDDGETFEQCAIREIEEEIGITITSPQVIGISNNLETYRLEGKHTVSICMIAQYQGDEPKLMEPDKCSEIRWCSPNDLPEPHFEASRNSIALWKNKQFYQD
- the mtr_1 gene encoding tryptophan-specific transport protein, with the protein product MSEVTSITKRPSILGGAMIIAGTAVGAGMFSIPIVTSGVWFTGSIFLLIYTWFCLFMSGLMILEVNLHYPLGSSFHTITKDLLGKGWSTINGLSIAFVLYILTYAYISAGSSIIVQNFSGMISIPQAIAGLVFALIVAFFVWLSTRAVDRLSTILIGGMVIAFILAIGGLFTEVKMPVLFNTNENNASYLPYALAALPYLLTSFGYHGNIPGLVTYYRKDGKAVMKSLLIGTLISLAIYILWQFVVQGNIPREGFKQVIADGGNIGNLLAQMRSTTANATVSLLLDLFSYMALASSFLGVSLGLFDYLADFFKFSNNSSGRLKSALVTFIPPTILAIIFPDGFLYAIGFAGLAATIWAAIIPALMAKASRQRHQAQSFKAPGGMFMIGFVILFGVINAGAHILANFNLLPIYR